Proteins encoded within one genomic window of Eurosta solidaginis isolate ZX-2024a chromosome 1, ASM4086904v1, whole genome shotgun sequence:
- the Syx18 gene encoding syntaxin-18 → MDITQKFKAGVMTVKLQRKKEQPPEMQVKQRIPLKSSAGVNVIRQHDEFSWQAKNVCHKITTLRNVLVENQAAYMRIGQHLKGAAQMTDEQRDLIDRESEKFVIFYTQHLAQMRADWKRAKRKPQQQQHIEAVIDLLEAYLRSVQQIYLDQKRYRVQYELETYRLLKLAADKKKIPVRPAGENSGRRLKRLSTSSGTSDEIADELRPRNKDDWGDLQGDWLNDDDFSYKSNKEGSDVDATVTNRQNGYGSESDVNGQLRHRHPHANDDEENIASGGELKTTQSSQKIAVDDDLQKAQQWEDEPAAADKLSPEDVQMFEQENVQLYHELQGVAEEVEQIEKNVVDIAQLQDIFTEKVSLQQHNIERIANAVIGATENVKDANDQIMQAIQRNAGLRVWSLFFLLVMSFTLLFLDWYYD, encoded by the exons ATGGATATAACACAAAAGTTTAAAGCCGGTGTAATGACAGTGAAATTACAGCGGAAAAAAGAGCAGCCACCGGAAATGCAGGTCAAGCAGCGAATTCCATTAAAAAGCAGTGCTGGTGTCAATGTGATCAGGCAACATGACGAATTCTCGTGGCAAGCAAAGAATGTTTGTCACAAAATAACAACATTGCGTAATGTTTTAGTGGAAAATCAAGCAGCATATATGCGTATCGGCCAACATCTAAAAGGTGCTGCACAAATGACTGACGAACAACGCGATTTAATCGATAGGGAATCTGAAAAGTTTGTTATCTTTTACACACAACATTTAGCCCAAATGCGTGCCGATTGGAAGCGTGCTAAGCGGAAACCACAACAGCAGCAGCATATTGAAGCAGTGATTGATTTGTTGGAAGCGTATTTGCGTAGCGTACAACAAATATACCTTGATCAGAAACGCTATCGTGTGCAGTATGAATTGGAAACATATAGACTTCTGAAATTGGCGGCAGACAAAAAGAAGATACCAGTGCGACCTGCTGGTGAAAATAGTGGACGTCGTTTGAAGAGATTGTCTACAAGTAGTGGAACCAGTGATGAGATTGCAGACGAGCTACGACCACGTAACAAAGACGATTGGGGAGACCTACAAGGTGATTGGTTAAACGATGATGATTTtagttacaaaagcaataaagaagGTAGTGATGTTGATGCAACCGTCACCAATCGACAAAATGGTTATGGCAGCGAAAGTGATGTAAATGGACAACTCAGGCATCGGCATCCACATGCGAATGATGATGAGGAAAATATTGCAAGTGGTGGTGAATTAAAAACGACACAATCATCGCAAAAGATAGCAGTCGATGACGATTTGCAGAAAGCACAACAATGGGAAGATGAACCCGCGGCGGCAGATAAACTGTCACCAGAAGATGTTCAAATGTTCGAACAGGAGAATGTGCAATTGTACCACGAATTGCAAGGTGTCGCCGAAGAGGTAGAACAAATTGAAAAGAATGTGGTGGATATAGCGCAGTTGCAAGATATTTTTACAGAGAAG GTTTCACTCCAACAGCATAATATTGAACGCATTGCCAACGCTGTAATTGGTGCTACAGAAAATGTCAAAGATGCCAATGATCAGATTATGCAAGCTATACAACGTAATGCAGGATTGCGTGTCTGGTCGTTATTTTTTCTTTTGGTGATGTCATTTACGTTACTCTTTCTTGACTGGTACTATGATTAA
- the RhoL gene encoding ras-like GTP-binding protein RhoL, which yields MARSLRPLKITIVGDGMVGKTCLLITYTQNEFPEEYIPTVFDNHACNITVDGNEYNLTLWDTAGQEDYERLRPLSYPNTNCFLLCYSISSRTSFENIKSKWWPEIRHFSNNVPVVLIGTKLDLRVPNSEKFVTTSEGRRLRKEIHAHSLVECSAKKKIGLNQVFEEAVRAVEKKPNSKPKQCVLL from the exons ATGGCGCGAAGTCTACGTCCCCTTAAGATCACAATCGTTGGAGACGGTATGGTCGGCAAGACCTGCCTACTCATCACATACACACAAAACGAATTCCCTGAAGAATATATACCAACAGTCTTCGATAACCATGCCTGCAATATAACAGTCGATGGTAATGAATACAATCTGACTTTGTGGGATACAGCTGGACAAGAGGATTATGAGCGATTACGTCCGTTGAGTTATCCAAAT ACGAATTGTTTCCTGCTTTGCTATTCGATAAGCAGTCGAACATCATTCGAAAATATCAAAAGTAAATGGTGGCCCGAGATAAGACACTTTTCCAACAATGTGCCCGTTGTACTCATTGGCACTAAACTCGATTTGCGAGTACCCAACTCAGAGAAATTTGTGACAACAAGTGAAGGGCGCCGCCTGCGAAAGGAAATTCATGCGCATTCATTAGTTGAATGTTCCGCCAAAAAGAAGATCGGTTTAAATCAAGTGTTCGAGGAAGCAGTGAGAGCGGTGGAAAAAAAGCCAAATAGTAAACCAAAGCAATGTGTATTGTTGTAG